GTGGGCGCCCATTTCCGCGAGGCGGTGGACCGGGGGCGCCGGCTGGAGCAGGAGTGGCGCCTCCGTTTCTCGGCGTACGCGAAGGCGTACCCGGAGCTCGCCATGGAATGGGAGCGCAGGAGCTGGGGGGAGATTCCGGAAGGGTGGGGCGACGGGATCCCGGCATTCTCCCCCGGCGACGGCGCGATGGCCACTCGTAGCGCATCGGGCAAGGTGCTCAACGCCATCGCCCCGAAGATCCCGGAGCTGGCGGGAGGGTCGGCCGACCTGGCCCCTTCCACGGAGACGCTCATCAAGGGCGGGGGCGAGTTTCTGCCCGACGCGCCGCCGGGAGGGCGGAACCTCCACTTCGGCGTGCGGGAGCACGGGATGGGCGCGATCCTCAACGGGATGGCGCGGCACGGCGGGGTGATCCCCTACGGGGCCACGTTCCTGATCTTCTCGGATTACATGCGCCCCTCCATCCGCCTCGCGGCGCTGATGAAGTGCCGGGTGATCTACGTGCTGACGCACGATTCCGTCGGGCTGGGAGAGGACGGGCCGACGCACCAGCCGATCGAGCATCTGGCCTCGCTGCGGGCGATGCCCAACCTATACGTCGTCCGGCCCGCCGACGCGAACGAGACCGCGGCGGCGTGGCGGATGGCGCTCGAGCGCACGCAGGGTCCCACGATTCTCGCGCTGACCCGGCAGAAGGTCCCCGTCCTGCCGCCGGAGGCGGTGTTCCGCGACGACGGGGCTCGGCGCGGGGCGTACGTCCTGGCGGAGGCGGACGGCGGGAGGCCCGCCGTGCTCCTTCTGGCGACCGGCTCGGAAGTCTCCGTGGCGCTGGCCGCGCGGAAGCTGCTGGCGGAGGAAGGGATCCCGGCCCGCGTGGTGAGCATGCCCTGCCTGGAGCGGTTCGAGGAGCAGGACGCGCCCTACCGCGACTCCGTCCTCCCGCCGGAAACGGCCGCGCGCGTTTCCGTCGAGGCCGCCGCAACCTTCGGCTGGGAGCGGTACGTCGGCTCCCGCGGCGCATCGGTCGGGATCGACCGGTTCGGGGCGTCCGCGCCCGCGGAGCGGGTCTTCCTGGAATTGGGGATCACGCCGGAGGCGGTGCGAGACCGGGCGAAGGCCGTCCTTGCCGCGGTATCGGGGGGTGCGCAGAGATGAAGAAGAACCCGCTGGTCGCGCTCGGGGAGGCGGGGCAGAGCCCCTGGCTCGATTACATCCACCGGGGGATGATCTCCTCCGGCGAGCTCGCCCGCACGATCGCGGAGGACGGCATCCGGGGCGTGACCTCCAACCCGACCATCTTCGAGAAGGCGGTGTCCTCCGGGGCCGAGTACGAGGCGCAGATCCGGGAGCTGGCCGCGGCCGGGGCGTCCGTGCCGGAGGCTTACCTGAGGATCGTGACCGACGACATCCGCTCCGCCGCCGACGTGATCCGCCCGGTATACGACGCGACGGGCGGCAACGACGGCTACGTGTCGCTGGAGGTGGACCCCGACCTCGCCCGCGACGCGAAGGCGTCCATCGGGCGGGCGCGCGAGCTGTTCCGGGCGGTGGGGCGGCCCAACGTGATGATCAAGATCCCCGGCACGCGGGAGGGTCTGCCCGCGGTGGAGGAGACGATCGCGTCCGGCGTCCCCGTGAACGTGACGCTGATCTTCTCCGTGAAGCGGTACGCGGAGGTCGCCGAGGCGTACCTCCGCGGCGTGGAGCGGCTGCTGTCTTCGGGCGGCGATCCGCGGACCGTGGCGTCCGTCGCCTCGTTCTTCGTCTCCCGCGTCGACACGGCGGTGGACGCCCTCCTGCTCAAGGAGGTGGAGCGGTGGCCCGGCTCCCCGAGGGCGGAGACGGCCCTCTCGCTGGTCGGGAAGCTCGCGGTCGCCAACGCGCAGGCCGCCTACGCGAAATTCCTCGAGATCGTCGCGACGGACCGGTGGCAGGCGCTCGCGGCGCGCGGGGCGCGGGCGCAGCGCCCCCTGTGGGCGAGCACCGGGACGAAGAACCCGAAGTATCCGGATGTGAAGTACGTGGAGGAGCTCATCGGGAAGGACACCGTGAACACGATGCCGCCACAGACGATGGACGCCTTCCGGGACCACGGGAGGGTGGCGGACGCGCTGACGGGATCGTTCCCCGCCGCGAAGGCGGTCCTCGACGACTACTCCCTGATGGAGACCGGCATCGAGGACGTTTGCGGCCGCCTCGAGGAGGAAGGGGTGGCCAGTTTCCTCGATTCGCACCGGAAGCTGCTTGCCGCCGTCGGGAAACGGCTGGAAACCGCAGGGGCCGCCTGAGAAGAACGCCCCGCGGGAAGGAGGGGTCGCCGTGGACGTTCCCGTCGCGCTTCCCGCGCCGTGCCTCCTGGTGATCTTCGGCGCCTCGGGCGACCTGACGAGGCGCAAGCTGGTCCCCGCCCTGTTTTCCCTCCACCGGGAGAAGCTCCTTCCCGACGGGTTCGCCGTCCTCGGCGTGTCCCGCACGCCTTACGACGACGACGCGTTCCGCTCCGCCCTCGAGGAGGCCGCGCGGGAGGAGGGCGGCGCCTCGTTCGATCCCGCGGAATGGGCCGTATTCTCCCGCCGGCTGTCCTATCAGCCCGGGGACATACGCGATGCGAAAGGGTTCGCCCCGATCCGGGACCGCGCGGAGCGGCTGTGCGCGGAGCGCGCGATCCCCGGAAACCTCCTCTTCTACCTCGCCCTTTCCCCGGCCCAGTATGCCGGCGCCCTGCGCGGGATCGGCGCGTCGGGGCTGTCCGTTCCCGGGGAGGCGGCGCCGGGCTACCGCCGCGTCGTGATCGAGAAGCCCTTCGGCAGCGACCTGGCGAGCGCGCGGGCGCTTTCCGGCGAAGTGTCCCGGGTCTTCCGGGAGGACCAGGTCTTCCGGATCGACCATTACCTCGGAAAGGAGACGGTCCAGAACCTGCTCGTCTTCCGGTTCGGCAACGGGATCTTCGAGCCGCTCTGGAACCGGAACTACGTCGACCACGTGCAGATCACGATGGCCGAGGACATCGGCGTCCGGGAGCGCGGGGATTACTACGACGGCGCGGGCGCGGCGCGCGACATGCTCCAGAACCACCTGCTGCAGCTCCTCTCGCTGGTCGCGATGGAGCCGCCGATCTCCCTTTCGCCCGAGGACGTGCGCGACGAGAAGCTGAAGCTGCTCCGCTCGGTCGAGCCGGTCCCGGCGGAACGGGTCGGAGAAGCGTGCGTCCGCGGGCAGTACACGGCGGGAAAGGTCGGCGGCCGGGAGGTCCACGGTTACCGGGGGGAGCGGAACGTGCCGCCCGGGTCGCTGACGGAGACCTACGTCGCCGTCCGATTCACCGTCGACAACTGGCGGTGGGGCGGGGTGCCGTTCTACCTGCGCTCCGGGAAGCGGCTCGCCCGCCGCGTCTCCGAGATCGCGATCCAGTTTCGCCCGGCCCCGTACCGCCTGTTCGAAGGGACGGCGTGCGGCCAGCTCGAGTCGAACCGCCTGGTGATGAACCTACAGCCCGAGGAGGGGATCTTCCTGCGGTTCGGCGCGAAGCAGCCCGGACCGGCGGTCTGCGTACGGCCGGTGGACCTCGGCTTCTCCTACGAGCAGGCGTTCGGGGCGAAGAGCCCGCCCGCCTACGGGCGGCTGCTCCTCGACGCGATGCTGGGGGACGCCACCCTCTTTCCCCGTCAGGACATCGTCGAGGTGTCGTGGGCGCTGCTGGAGCCGCTCCTGTCCCGGTGGAGCGAAAATCCGGGACGCGACCTGTACTTCTACCCTGCCGGGAGCGGCGGCCCCGTAGAGGCGGACGCCCTGCCGGAGAAGGAGGGGCGCGCTTGGCGCAGCCTGTGAAGCGGATCCACGTCCTTCCCGGACCCGCGGAGCTCGCCCGCGCCGCCGCGGGGCGGCTGTGGGGAATCGCCCGGGACCGGGCGGCGTCCGGGCCCGTGCACATCGCCCTTTCGGGCGGGGAGACCCCTCGCCGGGCCTACGGCGCGCTTTCGTCGGAGCCGTACCGGTCGGGGTTCCCGTGGGAAGCGGTCCACTTCTGGCAGGTCGACGAGCGGTTCGTCCCGGCGGACGATCCGCGCAGCAACCGGAGGATGATCCGCGAGGAGCTTCTCGATCCCGTCCGGTTCCCCCCGGAGCGTTTCCACTGGGTGGACACCGCGCTTCCCGATCCCGCCGCCGCGGCGGCGAAGTACGAGTCGGAGCTCCGGAAGGCGTTTTCCGGGGGTTCCCGCGGCCTCCCTCGTCTCGACGCGGTCGTCCTGGGGCTCGGCGCCGACGGGCACACGGCCTCGCTGTTCCCCGGCGGATCGCCGGGGGCTTCCGGAAAGGAGCTGGCGCTTCCCGCGATCGGCGGCGATCCCCCCCTTCCGCGAGTGACGATGTCTCCGGCCCTCATCAACGCCGCGGCCTGCATCCTCTTCCTCGTGCAGGGGGAGCGGAAGGCGAAGGCGCTGCGGGACCTGGCCGCCGCCGCGCGGGACGCGTCGCTGCGCGCCCCCGGATTCCCCGCCGGGCAGGTCGCGCCGGCCCGGGGAACGCTGCTGATCCTGGCGGACGCGGATGCCGCGCGCCTCCTGCCGCCCGGGGGGATATAATTGGACGAAACAGCAAGGCGGGAATCGTTGGGCGATACCATGCCGCTTTCGTACGTCCCACGGATCGCGCGGATCTGCGCGCTGGGGCTGTCCTTCGACGAGCTCCTCGAGGAGGTTTGCGGCGAGATCCGGTCGCTCGCCGGGGCCGACGAGTGCCGCCTGTTCGTGGTCGCCGACGACGGCCGGGGGGAGAGGTTTCGCCCGGTAGCCGGTTCCGGGACGACCGCCGGGAATGCGGACCCGTACGTCGCGGGGGCGCCGATGGACCGTCTGCTCGACCGCCTGCGGTCGGTCGGGTCGGTCCGCGTCGACGACACGGGGCTACTGCTTCCCCTGAAATTCGGCACCGAGCTGCTCGGGTTCGTCGCGCTCCACGCGAAGGACTCCCCGAGGCGATGGAGCGACGAGGCGCTGCGGGCGCTGGAGCTCGCGGCGGCGGTCCTCGCCGCCGCGCTGGAACGCCGGCGGACGGAGGATCGCCTTCGCGCCTCCGAGGCCCGCTACCGGTTCATCGCCGAGAGCTCGCCCGATCTCATCTCCCTGCACGACCCCTCGGGGCGCATCCTGTACGCGAGCCCGGCGTCGCAGGTTCTGCTGGGGATCCGGCCCGAGTCGATGGTCGGAGCTCCGCTCGAGTCGTTCCTCCATCCCGGAGACGCGGAGAAGGTCGTCGCGGATACCCGCCGGGTCTCCGAAGGGAAGCCGGGAGTCACCCTCCTGTGCCGGATGCGCAGGGCGGACGGGACGTTCCTCGAGGCGGAATCGCTGGCGACCGCCGCCCCCGGCGCGGCAGGGGAGGAGCGCGGGGTGCTCCGCGTGACGCGGGACGTCTCGGAGCGGGCGCGGACCGGGGGGATCCTGCGGGAGAACCACCAGCAGGCGACGGTCGGGATGCTCGCCGGCGGCGTCGCCCACGAATTCAACAACCTGCTCGCCGGGATCCAGGGGGCCGTCGAGATGCTGTCGATGGTCGTCGTGGAGAATCCCCGGGCCAGGACGTACCTCGACGTCATCCTGCGCATGGGGAACCGGGCGGTCGAGCTCACCCATCAGCTTCTCGCCTACGCCCGCCAGGGGAAATACGCCCCTGCGGTGATCCCGGTCAAGGAGATCGTCGGAGAGACGGTCTCCGCGCTGGAGGCGTCGCTGCGCCCCGGCGTCGAGCTGGCCGTCTCGGTAGAGGAGGGGCTGCCGCACGTGTTCGCCGACGCCCGGCAGATGCGGCAGGTCCTGACGGGGTTGTGCCTCAACGCCGTGGAGGCGATGCATGGCGGCGGACGGATCTCGATCGGGGCGCGGCGCGAAGAGGAGGGAAGCCGGGTCGTCATCGAGGTATCCGACGACGGGCCGGGGATCGACGCGGACACGCTGCCCCGGATCTTCGAGCCGTTCTTCTCGACCAAGAGCGCCGGGCGGGGAATGGGGCTCGCGGCGATCCGCGGGATCGTCGAGAACCACGACGGGGAGATCCGCGCCGTCTCGCGGCCGGGGATGGGCGCGACCTTCACGGTCCTGCTCCCGGCGAGCGTGGAGCGGCGCCGGTCGATCCGCCCGGTTCCGATCGGCGGCGCCCGCCCCGGCACCGGGAAGATCCTCCTGGCGGACGACGAGCCCGATGTGCGGGTCGTCGTCCGCTCCATGCTCGAGTCGCTCGGGTACGGGGTCGTGGAGGCGGGAGACGGCCGGGAGGCGGTGGAGCTGTTCCGGCAGAGGCACGGGTCGCTCGATCTCGTGCTGATGGATCTCGTGATGCCCCGCCTCTCGGGGGAAGGAGCCCTGGCGGAGATGCGGCGGATCGCGCCGGGGGTGCCCACCATCCTCATCAGCGGGTACGACGCTTCCGGACGGATCGGCGAGCTGGTCGCCACCGGGGCCGGCGGCTTCCTGAGGAAGCCGTTCCGGCGGCAGGAGCTGGAGGACAAGATCGCCGAGGTGCTCGGGACCCCGGGCGGGGAGCGGGGAGGAGCGGCCGGACCCGTGCTATAGTGGCTGGTACAACTCGCAGACCTTCCCGAAGGAGACGACGATGCCGAAGAAAGGGGATTTCATCCTCTACAGCGGTGGTGCCCCCGGAGCCGAGGCGGAGTTCGGCGTCCAGGCGGAAAAGCACGGGATCGAGGAGATCAATTTCACTTACGAAGGGCGGGGCATCGACCGCTCCCGCGGGATCCGGGTCCTGTCCCGCGAGGAGCTGGAGCGGGGGGACGTGAGCCTCGCATATGTGTCACGCCTCCTGAATCGCACCTACACCGATGCGCCGGCGATCCGCAAGGTGCTTCAGACCATCTGGTACCAGGTCAACTCCGGCCAGGAAATCTACGTGGTCGGAGAGATCCTCCCCGACGGCACCGTCAAGGGAGGCACCGGCTGGGGCGCGGAGTTCGCCAAGCTGTGCAACAAGCCGATCTTCGTCTTCGACCAGAGGAAGGACGCCTGGTTCGCCTGGAAGGACGAGAAGTGGGCCGCCCCGGAAGGCGGGCAGGCGGTCCGCATCGGCCATCCCCGCTTCACGGGGACGGGGACCCGCTTCCTGGAGGAAAACGGCCGGAAGGCGATCCGGGAGCTCTTCGCCCGCTCCTTCGCGTGAGGACGCCTTGACCCCGTCCGCCGCGCCCATCCGCAACGTCGCCATCGTCGCGCACGTCGACCACGGAAAGACCACCCTCGTCGACGGGATGCTGCGGCAGAGCGGCATCTTCCGCGAGCACCAGGCCGTCGTGGACCGGGTGATGGACTCGATCGACCTCGAGCGGGAGAAGGGGATCACGATCATGGCGAAGAACACCGCCGTGGTCTACCGGGGCGTCAAGATCAACATCGTGGACACCCCCGGCCATGCGGACTTCGGCGGCGAGGTGGAGCGGACGCTGAAGATGGTGGACGGCGTGCTGCTGCTGGTCGACGCCTCCGAAGGCCCCCTGCCGCAGACCCGCTTCGTGCTGAAGAAGGCGCTCGAGCGGGCGCTCCCCGTCATCCTCGTCGTGAACAAGATCGACCGTCCGGATGCGAGGATCGACGAGGTGATCGACGAGGTCTACGACCTGTTCATCGACCTCGACGCCACGGAGGAGCAGCTCGACTTCCCGATCCTGCTCGCCAACGCGCGGGCGGGGAGCGCGGCGCTCCGCGGCGAAGGGCCCGGGCGGAACCTGCAGCCGCTCTTCGACGCGATCCTTTCCCACGTGCCGCCACCCTCCGGCGACCCTTCGGGGACGCTGCAGTTCCTCGTCACCAACCTGGACTACAGCGACTACGTCGGGCGGCTGGCCGTCGGGCGGATCTTCGAGGGGACGCTGCGCGCGGCGTCGATCGTCTCCCTGTGCGGGGCCGGCGACGGGGCGAAGAAGGTGAAGGTCGCGCTTCTGTACGGATACGAGGGTTTGAGCCGCATGGAGATCCCCGAGGCGTCCGCGGGCGACATCGTGGCGGTCGCCGGGATCGAGGACGTGACGATCGGCGACACGCTCTCCGACCCCGAGACGCCGGCGCCGCTTCCGCGCATCGCGGTGGACGAGCCGACCGTTTCGATGGTCTTCTCGGTGAACAGCTCCCCGTTTGCTGGCCGGGAGGGGAGGTTCGTCACGTCGCGGCAGCTTCGCGCGCGCCTCGAGAAGGAGCTGCTCGGGAACGTCTCCCTGCGGATCGATTTCTCCGGGACCGACGCCTTCACGGTCATGGGGCGGGGGGAGCTGCAGCTGGCGATCCTCATCGAGATGATGCGGCGGGAGGGGTTCGAGCTCTCCGTCTCCCGGCCCGAGGTGGTCACCAGGACCGTCGACGGCGTGTTGACGGAGCCGGTGGAGGCGCTGTTCGTGGACGTCCCCGACGCGTACCTCGGCGCGGTGACGCAGGCGCTGGGGGAGCGGCGCGCGCGGATGACGAAGATGATCAATCCGGGACAGGGGCGGGTCCGGATGGAATACCGCATCCCCTCCCGCGGCCTGATCGGCTTCCGATCGGACTTCCTCACGATGACGCGCGGCACGGGACTTCTGAACCACCTCTTCGACGGCCACGATCCGTGGGGCGGCCCGATCCCCGAGCGGATCAACGGGGCGCTGGTGGCCGACCGCGTCGGGCGGGCGACGGCGTACGCCATCTTCCACCTCCAGTCCCGGGGGACCTTCTTCATCGGCGAGGGGGAGCAGGTGTACGAGGGGATGATCGTGGGGGAGAATTCCCGCCCGGTCGACATCGACGTCAACATCACCAAGGAGAAGAAGCTGACCAACATCCGGGCCGCGGGGGCCGACGAGGCGCTCCGGCTGGTGCCGCCGCGGATCCTCTCCCTCGAGGCGGCGCTCGAGTTCATCAACGAGGACGAGCTGGTGGAGATCACCCCCTCCTCCGTCCGCCTGCGGAAAAAGATCCTGAAGGCGGGCGACCGGCCGAGGAAGAAGGACTGATCTCGCGGATTGCGTCATATTTTTTTCGTTGCGCCCCGGCCGTGCGTTTAAAATGGTAGGTAATCCACCACGCGAGGGTCCCCATGGCGAAAGGAACGGAAAAATCCGCCCCGAAGGACAGCCCTGCCGCAAACGCCCTGACCCGCGCCCTCCGGTTCGAGAAGACGGGGATGCGGTATTTCGACCTGGCCTCCGCCAAGGCGGGCGACCCCTTCGCGAAAAGCCTCTTCGCCCTCCTCGCCGACATGGAAAGGAAGCACATGGAGGACATCCGGGACATCGCCCGGAAGCTCGGGGAGAACAACGGGAAGTTCCCGCAGGTCTCCGCCGCGAACAGCGAGGGGCGGATGCGCCTCTTCCAGCGGGAGTACGGCCGGATCAAGAAGGAGAAAATGCTCACCGGCGACGCGGCCGCAGCGATGCGGAAGGCGCTCGGGTTCGAGGCCGAGGGGCGGGAGATGTATTCGCGCATGTCCAGGGCGGCCACGAATCCGCAGGAGAAGAAGTTCTTCCGCCTGCTGGCGGTCGAGGAGGAGAGCCACTTCGAGATCATCTACGAGTACCTCGATTTCCTGGAAGCCACCGGGCTGAGGATGCGGGAATAGCCGCGTGCGACCGGGGCGCATCCTGGCGGCCGCTGTGGCCGCGCTCTGCCTGGCCGGAGGCGTCGCCGCCGCCGCGCAGCCCGGCGCCCAGTTCCCCGTCCCCGCGCCTCCCTTCACCCCGGGGATCTTCCCCTGTTCCGACTGCCACAAGGAAATGAAGCCGAACGCGACGCGCCGGGAGCTCAAGGACGAGCATACCGACATCGTCCTGAACCACGCCCAGGGGCAGCGCTGGTGCCTCGACTGCCACGATACGAACGACCGGGACCGGCTGCACCTGGTGAGCGGCCGGAAGATCCGCTTCGAGGAGTCCTACCTGCTCTGCGGGCAGTGCCACGGCGACAAGTTCCGCGACTGGAGGGTGGGCGTGCACGGCAAGCGGACCGGGATGTGGAACGGAGAGAAGCAGTACATGCTGTGCGTCCATTGCCACAACCCTCACGATCCCTCGTACAAGCCGATCCCCCCGGAGCCGCCGCCCGTGCGCCCGGACGATATCAGGAAGTGACCATGCCCAACGACCGGAACCGCGAACCCCGCGCCTTAAGGATGTCCCGGCGCCGGATGCTGAAGGGGGCCGCCGCCGTTCTCGGGGCGCTGGCGCTGCCGGGGAAGGACGCGTCCGCCGCCGTCTGGGAGGCGTTCCTCCGGAGGAACTTCCGGGAGATGACCGCCCGGGACAAGGCGCGGGTCGTCGCCCGCCTGGAGAAGGAGTACGAGGCGCAATTCGGCAAGCGGGTGAAGGTGGCCGTGACCCCCCCGATCGAGGGCGTGCTGTACGGCTACGGCCTCGACCTCCACCGGTGCATCGGCTGCCGCCGGTGCGTCTACGGCTGCGTGAAGGAGAACAACCCGTCCCGCAATCCGCAGATCCACTGGATCCGCGTATTGCAGATGAAGAAGGAGCACGGCGTCGACCTGGAGGAGGCGGCGCATTATTACAACCCCTCCAAGGTCCCCGAGAAGGAATTCTTCTACATGCCCGTCCAGTGCCAGCAGTGCGAGCGCCCGCCCTGCGTGAAGGTGTGCCCCGTGCAGGCGACCTGGAAGGAGCGGGACGGGATCACGGTCGTCGACTACAACTGGTGCATCGGCTGCCGGTACTGCATGGCGGCGTGCCCGTACGGCGCCCGCCACTTCAACTGGAAGAAGCCCGGCCTGCCGGCGGCGGAGCTGGTCACGGAGACGCACTACCTCGGCAACCGCCCGCGCCCCGTCGGCGTGGTCGACAAGTGCACCTTCTGCATCCAGCGGGTCCGCAACGTCCCGGGACGGTACCCGGCCTGCGTCGAGGCGTGCCCCGTCGGCGCCCGCAAGTTCGGGAACCTGCTCGACCCGGAGAGCGAGATCCGGTACATCATCGCGAACAAGCGCGTGTTCATCCTCAAGGAAGATCTGAACACGCAGCCGAAGTTCTACTACTTCTATGCGACCTGAGACCCGGGGCAAGGCGATGCGGAAGGCATGGGAGTTCTTCAAGGGGACGCTGGTCCTCGTCGCGAGGGGAAGCACCGCCTACTACGCGTGGATCCTGACGCTGCTGTTCCTGATGGCGGTCGGGGCGGCCGCGTATGTCTACCAGCTCCGCAGCGGCCTGATCGTCACCGCCATGCGCGACCAGGCGTCCTGGGGGCTCTACATCTCCAACTTCACCTTCCTGGTCGGCGTCGCGGCGGCGGCGGTGCTGCTCGTGATCCCCGCCTACGTGTACAAGTGGCAGCCCATCAAGGAGATCGCCGTCCTGGGCGAGATGCTGGCGATCTCCGCGATCGTGATGTGCCTGCTCTTCGTCACCGTCGACCTCGGCCGCCCCGACCGGATCTGGCACCTGATCCCCCTCGCCGGCATCCTGAACTTCCCGCAGTCGCTTCTTGCGTGGGACGTCGTGGTCCTGAACGCCTACCTCGCGCTGAACCTGGTCATCGCGGTCTACATCTGCTACAAGCACTACCACCGGGAAGAGCCCAACCCGAACTTCTTCAATCCCATGATCCTGTTCTCGATCCCGGCCGCCGTGGCCATCCACACGGTGACGGCCTTCCTCTATAACGGCCTCGCCGCGCGCCCCTTCTGGAACGCGTCCATCCTGGCCCCCCGGTTCCTCGCGTCGGCGTTCTGCTCCGGCCCGGCGCTGATGATCATCCTCTTCCAGCTCATCCGCAGGTACACCCGCTTCGAGATCCGGGAGGCGGCGATCTTCAAGATCGCGGAGCTCATCGCCTACGCCATGTTCCTCAACCTGTTCCTGCTGGGCGCCGAGGTGTTCAAGGAGTACTATTCCGGCACGATCCACCTCGCCCCGATGCACTACCTCTTCTTCGGCCTGAAGGGGCACAGCGACCTCGTCCCGTACATCTGGACGGCGATGATCATGAACACGACCGCGTTCGTCCTGTTCCTCGTCCCCCGGACGCGCGAGAACCACCTGACGCTCAACATCGGGTGCGTCCTGATCTTCATCGGCGTCTACATCGAGAAGGGGATGGGGCTGGTCCTTCCCGGGCTGATCCCGGACGTCCTCGGGGAGATCTACGAGTACTCGCCCACGCGGATCGAGATCCTGCTTTCCGTCGGCATCGCCGCCGCCGGCCTTCTCGTCTACACGCTCCTGCTGCGCGTCGCGATCCCGATCCTTGCGGGGGAGTTCCACGTGGGGGACGACGGCGTGACGCCCGTGATCGGGGACACGAAGTTCATCCATTAAACGGATCGACGTGACGGGGGCCCGCCGATGCCCAAG
The genomic region above belongs to Thermodesulfobacteriota bacterium and contains:
- the typA gene encoding translational GTPase TypA, coding for MTPSAAPIRNVAIVAHVDHGKTTLVDGMLRQSGIFREHQAVVDRVMDSIDLEREKGITIMAKNTAVVYRGVKINIVDTPGHADFGGEVERTLKMVDGVLLLVDASEGPLPQTRFVLKKALERALPVILVVNKIDRPDARIDEVIDEVYDLFIDLDATEEQLDFPILLANARAGSAALRGEGPGRNLQPLFDAILSHVPPPSGDPSGTLQFLVTNLDYSDYVGRLAVGRIFEGTLRAASIVSLCGAGDGAKKVKVALLYGYEGLSRMEIPEASAGDIVAVAGIEDVTIGDTLSDPETPAPLPRIAVDEPTVSMVFSVNSSPFAGREGRFVTSRQLRARLEKELLGNVSLRIDFSGTDAFTVMGRGELQLAILIEMMRREGFELSVSRPEVVTRTVDGVLTEPVEALFVDVPDAYLGAVTQALGERRARMTKMINPGQGRVRMEYRIPSRGLIGFRSDFLTMTRGTGLLNHLFDGHDPWGGPIPERINGALVADRVGRATAYAIFHLQSRGTFFIGEGEQVYEGMIVGENSRPVDIDVNITKEKKLTNIRAAGADEALRLVPPRILSLEAALEFINEDELVEITPSSVRLRKKILKAGDRPRKKD
- the tal gene encoding transaldolase: MKKNPLVALGEAGQSPWLDYIHRGMISSGELARTIAEDGIRGVTSNPTIFEKAVSSGAEYEAQIRELAAAGASVPEAYLRIVTDDIRSAADVIRPVYDATGGNDGYVSLEVDPDLARDAKASIGRARELFRAVGRPNVMIKIPGTREGLPAVEETIASGVPVNVTLIFSVKRYAEVAEAYLRGVERLLSSGGDPRTVASVASFFVSRVDTAVDALLLKEVERWPGSPRAETALSLVGKLAVANAQAAYAKFLEIVATDRWQALAARGARAQRPLWASTGTKNPKYPDVKYVEELIGKDTVNTMPPQTMDAFRDHGRVADALTGSFPAAKAVLDDYSLMETGIEDVCGRLEEEGVASFLDSHRKLLAAVGKRLETAGAA
- the zwf gene encoding glucose-6-phosphate dehydrogenase, which encodes MDVPVALPAPCLLVIFGASGDLTRRKLVPALFSLHREKLLPDGFAVLGVSRTPYDDDAFRSALEEAAREEGGASFDPAEWAVFSRRLSYQPGDIRDAKGFAPIRDRAERLCAERAIPGNLLFYLALSPAQYAGALRGIGASGLSVPGEAAPGYRRVVIEKPFGSDLASARALSGEVSRVFREDQVFRIDHYLGKETVQNLLVFRFGNGIFEPLWNRNYVDHVQITMAEDIGVRERGDYYDGAGAARDMLQNHLLQLLSLVAMEPPISLSPEDVRDEKLKLLRSVEPVPAERVGEACVRGQYTAGKVGGREVHGYRGERNVPPGSLTETYVAVRFTVDNWRWGGVPFYLRSGKRLARRVSEIAIQFRPAPYRLFEGTACGQLESNRLVMNLQPEEGIFLRFGAKQPGPAVCVRPVDLGFSYEQAFGAKSPPAYGRLLLDAMLGDATLFPRQDIVEVSWALLEPLLSRWSENPGRDLYFYPAGSGGPVEADALPEKEGRAWRSL
- a CDS encoding ferritin family protein, translated to MAKGTEKSAPKDSPAANALTRALRFEKTGMRYFDLASAKAGDPFAKSLFALLADMERKHMEDIRDIARKLGENNGKFPQVSAANSEGRMRLFQREYGRIKKEKMLTGDAAAAMRKALGFEAEGREMYSRMSRAATNPQEKKFFRLLAVEEESHFEIIYEYLDFLEATGLRMRE
- the pgl gene encoding 6-phosphogluconolactonase, which encodes MAQPVKRIHVLPGPAELARAAAGRLWGIARDRAASGPVHIALSGGETPRRAYGALSSEPYRSGFPWEAVHFWQVDERFVPADDPRSNRRMIREELLDPVRFPPERFHWVDTALPDPAAAAAKYESELRKAFSGGSRGLPRLDAVVLGLGADGHTASLFPGGSPGASGKELALPAIGGDPPLPRVTMSPALINAAACILFLVQGERKAKALRDLAAAARDASLRAPGFPAGQVAPARGTLLILADADAARLLPPGGI
- a CDS encoding ATP-binding protein; translated protein: MPLSYVPRIARICALGLSFDELLEEVCGEIRSLAGADECRLFVVADDGRGERFRPVAGSGTTAGNADPYVAGAPMDRLLDRLRSVGSVRVDDTGLLLPLKFGTELLGFVALHAKDSPRRWSDEALRALELAAAVLAAALERRRTEDRLRASEARYRFIAESSPDLISLHDPSGRILYASPASQVLLGIRPESMVGAPLESFLHPGDAEKVVADTRRVSEGKPGVTLLCRMRRADGTFLEAESLATAAPGAAGEERGVLRVTRDVSERARTGGILRENHQQATVGMLAGGVAHEFNNLLAGIQGAVEMLSMVVVENPRARTYLDVILRMGNRAVELTHQLLAYARQGKYAPAVIPVKEIVGETVSALEASLRPGVELAVSVEEGLPHVFADARQMRQVLTGLCLNAVEAMHGGGRISIGARREEEGSRVVIEVSDDGPGIDADTLPRIFEPFFSTKSAGRGMGLAAIRGIVENHDGEIRAVSRPGMGATFTVLLPASVERRRSIRPVPIGGARPGTGKILLADDEPDVRVVVRSMLESLGYGVVEAGDGREAVELFRQRHGSLDLVLMDLVMPRLSGEGALAEMRRIAPGVPTILISGYDASGRIGELVATGAGGFLRKPFRRQELEDKIAEVLGTPGGERGGAAGPVL
- the tkt gene encoding transketolase, whose amino-acid sequence is MGNKELATRAINTIRFLSAEAVQKAKSGHPGTPMALAPLAYLLWTRYLRYSPANPDWAGRDRLILSCGHASMLLYSMLHLTGYDLSMDDLKAFRQWGSRTPGHPEADHAPGVEVTTGPLGQGLGNAVGMAMATRLLAHRFNRPGYEIVSHRIVALCSDGDLMEGVASEAASLAGLHRLSNLTAFYDDNRITIEGSTDLAFREDTAARFRAYGWNVLHVADGNTDLDGMAAAIETAFSQRERPTLVIVRTTIGFGSPNRQDTAEAHGSPLGDAEVALAKENLGWPASPPFFVPDDVGAHFREAVDRGRRLEQEWRLRFSAYAKAYPELAMEWERRSWGEIPEGWGDGIPAFSPGDGAMATRSASGKVLNAIAPKIPELAGGSADLAPSTETLIKGGGEFLPDAPPGGRNLHFGVREHGMGAILNGMARHGGVIPYGATFLIFSDYMRPSIRLAALMKCRVIYVLTHDSVGLGEDGPTHQPIEHLASLRAMPNLYVVRPADANETAAAWRMALERTQGPTILALTRQKVPVLPPEAVFRDDGARRGAYVLAEADGGRPAVLLLATGSEVSVALAARKLLAEEGIPARVVSMPCLERFEEQDAPYRDSVLPPETAARVSVEAAATFGWERYVGSRGASVGIDRFGASAPAERVFLELGITPEAVRDRAKAVLAAVSGGAQR